In one window of Chryseobacterium phocaeense DNA:
- a CDS encoding glycosyltransferase family 117 protein, with protein MKNWSFKKWNTVLGWIMFTIALITYGSTMEHYLSFWDCGEYISSAVKLEVTHAPGAALFQIVGAVAAIFALGNAENYAIVINAMSSVFSAFTILFLFWTITHFVRRLLNKDFDEITKHKEISILFAGAVGALCFTFSDTFWFSAVEGEVYSMASMFIALLVWLITKWENEYLAKDSERWIILIFFVLGLSVGVHMMCMLAVPAVCLVYYARNYKFTWKNFIWANAITLGILIMVFKIIFPLIMTMFGRLEIFFVNGLGLPFHSGTIAAFILMVVISYVMIKYAGKTKKSVFQTVALSVVYMVIGFSCWMVIPVRANANPPMNLNDPDTAIGMLDYYNREQYGDWPTIYGQNYTAFLDANGIEKNEDGSLKTQKTGETYEKDEKTGTYRKTGDRFNYVFSKSQISLMPRMFNQDKDVMANYISMYGAPDFTFNYDNEDVADNPQAKQIFDELRTKYEDKSITAADYLKVKPYNLINVQKPSLAQNMDYFITFQNGYYFVRYLMWNFVGRQNDLEGKMENTRGNWISGISFIDNALLGNQDKIPAKFQNESTVKFFFLPLILGLIGFFFQLNRDFGRFYALLSLFVLASVGIIFYTGVKPFEVRERDYAMVGSFYAFAIWIGLGAGAILWFIQSKVKSNGANIALGVILLGVPFMMGFQNYVPHDRSKKSAARDYAFSFLKSLPKDDIIFIYGDNDTFPVWAIQETERFRDDVKTVNFTLLATPWYIDQVRRKTYNATGIPTQLTHEDYRDGVNDVVYIMTKEDWENIFSKLKEQGVPDTEFREFRKYLTQDSLTLKEAINFLKFKSPEKDELLKMYFGEEKYEEYNILPVNKFILPVNKENALKAGIITRADLPNVVNQIMITYKGNSLYKNNLMMLDMLANFDWKRPVNFSSGGVYDSENIFYLDEYLQFEGFSYKLVPIHTKQGLDGDMGRVDSNSLYHIVKNFRWGNFKDLSIHYDEAATSNIMSYRMTVGRAASALVMNGQKEKALEILDLASKEIPAQKYNDPRSLSAMVTGYIMAGQEQKGLQLAEMLKKEIFNEYDYYLSLSPGFQQQSVRQMRMKPMEYSFVVSAVTDAYKKLGQNGKAYSYLVKSIEPIDKKFNIFIKELQQMGAVKARDESENVQMITPFYQYLFDVMQPFDSTYAKKKEDQITRAMMKVTQ; from the coding sequence ATGAAAAACTGGTCTTTTAAAAAGTGGAATACCGTTTTAGGATGGATAATGTTCACAATTGCATTGATAACCTACGGTTCCACCATGGAACATTATCTCAGTTTCTGGGATTGTGGCGAGTACATTTCCTCTGCCGTAAAACTGGAGGTAACGCATGCTCCCGGAGCGGCCTTATTTCAGATCGTGGGTGCTGTGGCAGCCATCTTTGCTTTAGGAAATGCAGAAAATTATGCTATTGTGATTAATGCAATGTCTTCAGTTTTCAGTGCATTTACCATTTTATTCCTGTTCTGGACGATCACTCATTTTGTAAGAAGACTTTTAAACAAGGATTTTGACGAAATCACGAAACACAAGGAAATTTCAATTCTTTTCGCTGGAGCGGTGGGCGCATTATGTTTTACCTTCTCGGATACGTTCTGGTTTTCAGCAGTGGAAGGAGAGGTGTATTCCATGGCTTCAATGTTCATTGCTTTATTAGTCTGGCTAATCACCAAATGGGAAAACGAATACCTGGCAAAGGACAGTGAAAGATGGATTATCCTTATTTTCTTTGTATTAGGACTTTCAGTGGGAGTGCACATGATGTGTATGCTTGCCGTTCCGGCGGTATGTCTGGTATATTACGCAAGAAACTATAAATTCACCTGGAAAAACTTTATCTGGGCGAATGCCATTACCCTGGGCATTCTTATCATGGTGTTCAAAATTATCTTCCCATTGATTATGACGATGTTCGGAAGACTGGAAATATTCTTTGTGAACGGTCTTGGACTTCCTTTCCACTCAGGAACCATTGCAGCCTTTATTCTCATGGTCGTAATTTCTTATGTGATGATTAAATATGCCGGAAAAACTAAAAAATCTGTTTTTCAGACGGTTGCTTTGTCAGTGGTGTATATGGTGATTGGTTTTTCATGCTGGATGGTAATTCCTGTGAGAGCCAACGCGAATCCTCCGATGAACCTTAACGATCCGGATACCGCCATCGGAATGCTGGATTACTATAACAGGGAGCAATATGGTGATTGGCCTACGATATACGGACAAAACTATACCGCTTTCCTTGATGCGAACGGAATTGAAAAAAATGAAGATGGAAGTCTCAAAACCCAGAAAACAGGCGAGACCTACGAAAAAGATGAAAAAACCGGAACCTACCGAAAAACCGGTGACCGTTTCAATTATGTCTTCAGTAAATCCCAGATCAGCTTAATGCCGAGGATGTTTAATCAGGATAAAGATGTGATGGCGAACTATATTTCCATGTACGGAGCCCCCGATTTTACCTTCAATTATGACAATGAAGATGTGGCAGATAATCCGCAGGCGAAGCAGATTTTTGATGAACTGAGAACAAAATATGAAGATAAATCCATTACAGCAGCAGATTATTTAAAGGTGAAGCCTTACAACCTGATCAATGTTCAGAAGCCTTCATTGGCCCAGAATATGGATTATTTCATCACGTTCCAGAACGGGTATTATTTTGTAAGATACCTGATGTGGAATTTCGTGGGAAGACAGAATGATCTTGAAGGAAAAATGGAAAATACAAGAGGAAACTGGATCTCCGGGATTTCTTTTATAGATAACGCATTGCTTGGAAACCAGGATAAGATTCCTGCAAAATTCCAGAATGAAAGCACGGTGAAATTCTTCTTTTTACCATTAATTTTAGGACTTATTGGTTTTTTTTTCCAGTTAAACAGAGATTTTGGAAGATTCTATGCTTTACTTTCTCTATTTGTTTTAGCCAGTGTAGGGATTATTTTCTATACCGGTGTCAAGCCGTTTGAAGTGAGGGAAAGAGATTATGCGATGGTAGGTTCGTTCTATGCTTTTGCCATCTGGATCGGACTTGGAGCCGGCGCTATTTTATGGTTTATTCAGTCTAAAGTTAAATCCAACGGAGCGAACATCGCTTTAGGCGTTATTTTGTTGGGAGTACCTTTTATGATGGGTTTCCAGAATTATGTACCTCATGACCGCAGCAAAAAGTCTGCGGCGCGGGATTACGCCTTTTCATTCCTTAAATCCTTACCAAAAGATGATATTATTTTTATCTATGGAGATAACGATACATTTCCGGTTTGGGCCATCCAGGAGACGGAAAGATTCAGGGATGATGTAAAAACCGTCAATTTTACCCTTTTGGCTACTCCGTGGTATATTGATCAGGTCAGGCGGAAAACCTACAACGCAACCGGTATTCCTACCCAGCTCACTCATGAAGATTATAGGGACGGAGTAAATGATGTTGTGTATATCATGACCAAAGAAGACTGGGAAAATATTTTTTCTAAACTGAAAGAACAGGGTGTTCCTGATACGGAATTCAGGGAGTTCAGAAAATATCTTACGCAGGATTCCCTGACATTGAAGGAAGCCATTAATTTCCTTAAATTTAAATCTCCAGAAAAAGATGAGCTGTTAAAAATGTATTTCGGAGAAGAAAAATATGAAGAATACAATATTCTGCCCGTGAACAAATTCATTCTTCCGGTGAATAAAGAAAATGCACTAAAAGCAGGAATCATTACCCGGGCAGACCTTCCGAATGTAGTGAACCAAATTATGATCACCTACAAAGGAAATTCCTTGTATAAAAATAACCTGATGATGCTGGATATGCTTGCCAATTTCGACTGGAAACGTCCTGTCAACTTCTCATCAGGCGGAGTTTACGACAGCGAAAATATTTTCTATCTGGATGAATATCTGCAATTTGAAGGGTTCAGTTACAAGCTGGTTCCTATCCATACCAAACAAGGCTTAGATGGTGATATGGGTAGAGTAGATTCCAATTCTTTATACCATATAGTGAAAAACTTCAGATGGGGAAATTTCAAAGATCTGAGTATTCATTATGATGAAGCAGCTACTTCAAATATCATGAGCTACAGAATGACTGTTGGGAGGGCAGCTTCAGCACTGGTTATGAACGGACAGAAAGAGAAAGCATTGGAGATCCTGGATCTTGCCTCAAAAGAAATTCCGGCTCAGAAATACAATGACCCGCGCTCCTTAAGTGCTATGGTTACAGGATACATTATGGCGGGTCAGGAGCAAAAAGGTCTTCAGCTCGCAGAAATGCTGAAAAAAGAAATTTTTAACGAGTACGATTATTATCTGAGCTTATCTCCCGGCTTCCAGCAACAGTCGGTGAGGCAGATGAGGATGAAACCGATGGAATATTCCTTCGTAGTTTCCGCCGTTACAGATGCTTATAAAAAGCTTGGTCAAAATGGAAAAGCCTACAGCTATCTGGTGAAATCCATTGAACCGATCGATAAAAAATTCAATATCTTCATTAAAGAGCTTCAGCAGATGGGTGCGGTAAAAGCAAGGGACGAATCTGAAAATGTACAGATGATCACGCCATTCTACCAGTATTTATTTGATGTGATGCAGCCTTTTGATTCTACTTATGCTAAAAAGAAAGAAGATCAGATCACCAGGGCGATGATGAAAGTGACTCAGTAG